The Mustela lutreola isolate mMusLut2 chromosome 3, mMusLut2.pri, whole genome shotgun sequence genome includes a region encoding these proteins:
- the ACKR3 gene encoding atypical chemokine receptor 3, which yields MDLHLFDYSEPGNFSDMSWPCNSSDCIVVDTVLCPNMPNKGMLLYTLSFIYIFIFVIGMIANSVVVWVNIQAKTTGYDTHCYILNLAIADLWVVVTIPVWVVSLVQHNQWPMGELTCKVTHLIFSINLFGSIFFLTCMSVDRYLSITYFANTSSRRKKVVRRVVCVLVWLLAFCVSLPDTYYLKTVTSASNNETYCRSFYPEHSVKEWLISMELVSVVLGFAIPFCIIAIFYCLLARALAASSDQERQTSRKIIFSYVVVFLVCWLPYHVVVLLDIFSILHYIPFTCQLENFLFTALHVTQCLSLVHCCVNPVLYSFINRNYRYELMKAFIFKYSAKTGLTKLIDASRVSETEYSALEQNTK from the coding sequence ATGGACCTGCACCTCTTTGACTACTCAGAGCCAGGGAACTTCTCCGACATGAGCTGGCCGTGCAACAGCAGTGACTGCATTGTCGTCGACACGGTGCTGTGTCCCAACATGCCCAACAAAGGGATGCTGCTGTACACGCTGTCCTTCATCTACATCTTCATCTTCGTGATCGGCATGATCGCCAACTCTGTGGTGGTCTGGGTGAACATCCAGGCCAAGACCACTGGCTACGACACACACTGCTACATCCTCAACCTGGCCATCGCTGACCTGTGGGTGGTGGTCACCATCCCCGTCTGGGTGGTCAGCCTCGTGCAGCATAACCAGTGGCCCATGGGAGAGCTCACATGCAAGGTCACCCACCTCATCTTCTCCATCAACCTGTTCGGCAGCATCTTCTTCCTCACGTGCATGAGCGTGGACCGCTACCTCTCCATCACCTACTTTGCCAACACCTCGAGCCGCAGGAAGAAGGTGGTCCGCCGTGTTGTCTGCGTGCTGGTGTGGCTCCTGGCTTTCTGCGTGTCCCTGCCAGACACCTACTACCTGAAGACCGTCACGTCGGCGTCTAACAACGAGACCTACTGCCGCTCCTTCTACCCCGAGCACAGTGTCAAGGAGTGGCTCATTAGCATGGAGCTGGTCTCTGTGGTCTTGGGCTTCGCTATCCCCTTCTGCATCATTGCCATCTTCTACTGCCTGCTGGCCCGTGCCCTCGCCGCTTCCAGTGACCAGGAGAGGCAGACCAGCCGCAAGATCATCTTTTCCTACGTGGTGGTCTTCCTCGTGTGCTGGCTGCCGTACCACGTGGTGGTACTCCTGGACATCTTCTCCATCCTCCACTACATCCCCTTCACCTGCCAGCTGGAGAACTTCCTCTTCACCGCTCTGCACGTCACTCAGTGCCTGTCGCTGGTGCACTGCTGTGTCAATCCTGTGCTCTACAGCTTTATCAATCGTAACTATAGGTACGAGCTGATGAAGGCCTTCATCTTCAAGTACTCGGCCAAGACAGGTCTCACCAAGCTCATCGATGCCTCTAGGGTGTCAGAAACAGAGTACTCTGCCTTGGAGCAGAATACCAAGTGA